A window of Actinomycetota bacterium genomic DNA:
GGCCGGTCGGCCGCGGCCGCGTCGACGGCGTCGGCCAGGGCGGCCCGGTCCATGCCGTCGGGGGCGGCGGCCAGGGCCCGGACCACGGCGCCGCGCCAGCGCCGGTCGGAGGTGGCGAACGGCGCCTGGGCCCGGGGCCGGGGCGGCGGCGCGGCCGGGCCGAGGGCCCGCCAGCGGCAGGTCGCCTCCAGCGGGCAGCCGCCGCAGCGGGGCTTGGGCCGGCAGTGCAGCGCCCCGACGTCCATCAGGGCCGACGACCACGCCCAGGACCGGTCCTCGGGCATGGCCTGGTCGGCCAGGCGCTGGCGGGCGGCCGGGGTGAGCTGGGACGGGTCGGCGCCGGTCAGGGACCGGGCCAGCACCCGGGCGACGTTGGTGTCGACGGGGGCGACCGGCTGCTCCAGGGCGAAGCAGGCGACCGCCCTGGCCGTGTAGGGGCCGACCCCGGGCAGGCGGGCCAGCTCCTCGACCGTGTCCGGCCAGCCGCCGCGCTCCACCACCGCCTGGGCCGTCCGGCGCAGGGCCAGGGCGCGCCGGTTGTAGCCCAGCCCCTGCCAGGCCCGCAGCACCTCGGCCGGCGGGGCGGCGGCCAGGGTGGCCGTGTCCGGGAACCGCTCCAGGAACGCCGGCCAGGCCGCGGCCGCCCGCGCCGCCTGGGTCTGCTGGGCCAGCACCTCGGCCACCAGCACCCGGTAGGGGTCGCGGGTCGCCCGCCAGGGCAGGCCCCGCCCGGCCTCCGCGAACCACGCCAGCACCCGTTCCCGGGTCGCCTCCAGCAACGCCTCTTCGACCATACGCGGCCCATCGTAAGCTGCTCTGACCATGGCGCTCACGCGGACCCGGCTGCGGGTCGAGGGGATCGTGCAGGGGGTCGGCTTCCGGCCGTTCGTGCACGCCCTGGCCGGGCGGCTGGGGCTGGCCGGGCTGGTCGGCAACGACGCCGGCGGGGTGTTCGTCGAGGTCGAGGGGGCGGCCGAGTCGGTCGAGCGGTTCCTGGAGGCGCTGGCCGCCGAGGCGCCGCCGCTGGCCGTGATCGAGCGGGTGACGGCCACCCCGCTGGCCCCCACCGGGATCAGCGGGTTCGCCATCGCGCCCAGCGCGGCCGGCGGGGAGCGCCAGGCGCTGGTGTCGCCCGACACCGCCACCTGCGCCGACTGCCTGCGCGAGCTGGCCGACCCGGCCGACCGGCGCCACCGCTACCCGTTCATCAACTGCACCAACTGCGGGCCCCGGTTCACGATCGTCCGCGACGTGCCCTACGACCGGCCGGCGACCACCATGGCCGGCTTCGCCATGTGCGCCGACTGCGCCCGCGAGTACCACGACCCGGCCGACCGCCGCTTCCATGCCCAGCCGGTGTGCTGCCCGGCCTGCGGGCCGGCGCTGGCCCTGCTGGACCGCGAGGGGCGGGCCGCGGGCGACGACCCGCTCGAGGCGGCCGCGGCCCGGCTCCGGGACGGGGCCGTGGTCGCCGTCAAGGGCCTCGGCGGCTACCACCTGGCCGCCGACGCGGCCAGCGAGCCGGCCGTGGCCGCGCTGCGGGCCCGCAAGCACCGCGAGGACAAGCCGTTCGCGGTGATGGCGGCCGACCTGGACGGGGCCAGGGCGCTCTGCCTGGTCGACCCGGCCGAGGAGGCCATGCTGGCCGGCCCCAGGCGCCCGATCGTCCTGCTGCGGCGGCGCCC
This region includes:
- a CDS encoding A/G-specific adenine glycosylase — protein: MVEEALLEATRERVLAWFAEAGRGLPWRATRDPYRVLVAEVLAQQTQAARAAAAWPAFLERFPDTATLAAAPPAEVLRAWQGLGYNRRALALRRTAQAVVERGGWPDTVEELARLPGVGPYTARAVACFALEQPVAPVDTNVARVLARSLTGADPSQLTPAARQRLADQAMPEDRSWAWSSALMDVGALHCRPKPRCGGCPLEATCRWRALGPAAPPPRPRAQAPFATSDRRWRGAVVRALAAAPDGMDRAALADAVDAAAADRPAGWFDTLLAGLESEGMVATGADGLLRLPA